In a single window of the Hyalangium gracile genome:
- a CDS encoding serine/threonine-protein kinase gives MTTRASAVSRFLENHMRRDAQARETSVAGYMAGLAAACLVAVGALGPYLGWGLTRALLSLVGVLCVYYTILWRALRAGWFHPAIHWLNVAIEVSIPSVVLAFDLRFQGPAYALTAPTLVIWGTLVVLAALRTQPRLALVAGALAGGEYLLLYFFFVRPLLPEQPLLTLTPPFIIMRSVFLLSSGVATAILARHFLRKTEQALAALREQEVMGKYMLHERIGSGGMAEVYRATYSPEGGFEKQVALKRILPSYADDAEFVSLFRREAELCSTLHHPNIVQVFDLGRHGNTYFLAMEFVDGLPLSTLLRGLGWQGIPVSAAAYLGAELASALDYLHRRTGRTGEPLHLIHRDVNPPNVLVSRIGEVKLSDFGIARDTARAQLTVAGNVRGKLGYMAPEQAYGKPIDGRIDLYALGLTLHEALTGQRVLLGQNEGELMHAAVTQEILPPSATRPDVPPELDAVVMGLLERNVSKRTATGAEVRQQLLALTGEAAPYPQGQAALARAAQEALAHVQQGTEPVSGSRSGPSASGQILVRSG, from the coding sequence ATGACCACGCGTGCCTCCGCCGTCTCCCGCTTCCTCGAGAACCACATGCGCCGGGATGCCCAGGCGCGAGAGACGTCCGTGGCCGGCTACATGGCGGGGCTGGCCGCCGCCTGCCTGGTGGCGGTGGGGGCGCTCGGGCCATACCTGGGGTGGGGGCTGACGCGCGCGCTGCTGTCGCTGGTGGGGGTGCTGTGCGTCTACTACACCATCCTCTGGCGAGCCCTGCGCGCCGGGTGGTTCCACCCCGCCATCCACTGGCTCAACGTGGCCATCGAGGTGAGCATCCCCTCGGTGGTGCTGGCGTTCGACCTGCGCTTCCAGGGCCCGGCGTACGCGCTCACCGCGCCCACGCTCGTCATCTGGGGCACGCTGGTGGTGCTGGCGGCGCTGCGCACCCAGCCGCGGCTGGCGCTGGTGGCCGGGGCGCTGGCGGGCGGCGAGTACCTGCTGCTGTACTTCTTCTTCGTCCGGCCGCTGCTGCCCGAGCAGCCGCTGCTCACGCTCACCCCGCCCTTCATCATCATGCGCTCGGTGTTCCTGCTCAGCTCGGGGGTGGCCACGGCCATCCTCGCGCGGCACTTCCTGCGCAAGACGGAGCAGGCGCTGGCGGCGCTGCGCGAGCAGGAGGTGATGGGCAAGTACATGTTGCACGAGCGGATTGGCTCGGGCGGCATGGCCGAGGTGTACCGCGCCACGTACAGCCCGGAGGGTGGCTTCGAGAAGCAGGTGGCGCTCAAGCGGATCCTGCCCTCGTACGCGGACGACGCGGAGTTCGTCTCGCTGTTCCGCCGCGAGGCGGAGCTGTGCTCCACGCTGCACCACCCGAACATCGTCCAGGTGTTCGACCTGGGCCGGCACGGCAACACGTACTTCCTGGCGATGGAGTTCGTGGACGGGCTGCCGCTGAGCACGCTGCTGCGAGGGCTGGGCTGGCAGGGCATTCCGGTGAGCGCGGCGGCGTACCTGGGGGCGGAGCTGGCCTCGGCGCTGGACTACCTGCACCGGCGCACCGGGCGCACGGGCGAGCCGCTGCACCTGATCCACCGGGACGTGAACCCGCCCAACGTGCTGGTGTCGCGGATTGGCGAGGTGAAGCTGTCGGACTTCGGGATTGCGCGGGACACGGCGCGCGCGCAGCTCACCGTGGCAGGCAACGTGCGCGGCAAGCTGGGGTACATGGCGCCGGAGCAGGCCTACGGCAAGCCGATTGACGGGCGCATCGACCTGTACGCGCTGGGGCTCACGCTGCACGAGGCGCTCACGGGCCAGCGCGTGCTGCTGGGGCAGAACGAGGGCGAGCTGATGCACGCGGCGGTGACGCAGGAGATCCTCCCGCCGTCGGCGACGCGCCCGGACGTGCCGCCCGAGCTGGATGCGGTGGTGATGGGGCTGCTGGAGCGCAACGTGAGCAAGCGCACGGCCACGGGCGCCGAGGTGCGGCAGCAGCTGCTGGCGCTCACTGGAGAGGCGGCGCCCTATCCGCAGGGACAGGCGGCACTGGCGCGCGCGGCGCAGGAAGCCCTGGCCCACGTGCAGCAGGGCACCGAGCCGGTGTCGGGCTCGCGCTCCGGCCCGAGCGCCTCCGGGCAGATCCTCGTGCGCTCGGGGTGA